Sequence from the Xiphophorus maculatus strain JP 163 A chromosome 16, X_maculatus-5.0-male, whole genome shotgun sequence genome:
GTGTATAAGCCTCAGAGTAATTATGAAATGACCAGTTAGAGCTGACGAAAAAGGAGGGTATAAAAGTCTAACAATGTGCAGCATGAGGGGAAACCGCATGCATGGAACAAACTAGTCTAGCAggctttttatttgtgaaagcaACAACTTGTCTGCTGGTGACCACAGGAAGTCAACATTACAGGTGAAAAGTTTCAACTGTCATACAGGCCTGATAGAATGGCCTAGtaaaagtccagacataaatacATCGGAGAAACCATTGGAAGGCTTGAAATTGGAGTTTACAGATGCTctcaattaaaaatgacttctgTCTCCATGccacattttttctaacttttatgtgtaagtaacatttaaaatcatgcATCCTTTACCCTTGCgttgatcacataaaatcaaactatcgcacataaatttgtttttgtaaagtgagAGAATGTGCAAGGAGTATAAACATTTATCTAAATTGTCCTTTCTTTTCAGTTGGATAGTTTTCTGCACGAACCTGGAACACAGTGAGAAATGTCTTTGTAACCGTAAAGAACTACTGGATGTACTATAAGAGTTACTTACATATTTCCACCCCAGAGTGGTGTGACAGTTTTCACAGTAAATGTCGGCCACTGCGTGGAGTCCTGTAAGCAGCAGCCTCTCCTCAGCGGGACCGCAGCCAACATTAACCCTGAAATCAACAGGAATGTCCCAGATCAGATGATTTTACTACTTCTTTCCTCAACAGCACAgtcagcttcctcccacagctaCTGTTATGTCTTTTCATAGGAGACGTTTACAGAACATGAAAGGAAAGTACATACCaggacatttctttaaaatttttttaaaaaatctaagaaGGTTTAAGCACATCTAATGTCGTTTAATGGACTTGcttctgtttcactttattGCTGACCCACTAGCCTAAAAAACTTCAAGCATGACCAAAGTGAACTGACCCAACTTTGAGGTCCAATCAGGAGGAATAAAAACCAACCTAATTATCTGTTGACAGGATGGTTAGTGTTAGCACATTTGCTCTCAGCAGTGTGTTCAGATGGAAAGAACATTTCAGAAGCTGCATGCTTTGGAAAAAAGGTCAAAGATTGCCAAGTGTTTCAAAGAAGACGTTTGAggaagtgatttaaaaaaaaaagaaactcatgattaaataaacaaatctctTATGAAACTTGTGGTTGCATCCAAAATACTCACACTGAGTTAAAGAGGTATGCTCGGCCTTGGCTGCCTTGAAATGACTGAAAGtaataagggaaaaaaatacccacatgaaatgaacaaaaagaacaCCAGTTTCTTgctgatttttctatttttaatacatGAGAGGAAAACTAGGCCGCATATAAAGTAAAGCACTCAAAATAAGCATTACAACAGAGGCATGGCAGCATGTTTACCTTTGAGATAAGATCGTCATGGTTTGCCAGATGGGCGCGGCAGTGCACACAGCTGTAACGGCGGTGGCAAGAGTCCAGGTAGGCCTGGAAGGTCTTGGCTTTTGTCAGCTTCACCATGTCTGTACTGGAAAAAGACAGAGAGTACATGTTGCATTAATGTATAAGATAATCCAAGAAAAACTGCTTTGGGTTTCACTTGGTTGAACAGAATTCAAGTCAGATCACTAAGGAGAGTCACATTTTGAACACAAACAGATTTGGTCGCTACTGCACGCAGCTTATTAAAGATGTACAATTATATCTGGTTCAAAGTTCTGGACCTGCAGAAAACGTCTGACCTAGAGATACACCGAATAGGTTTTTCCTGGCCAGTACCCCATCCTGGTATACATGCAGGTGTCATTTAGAGATCAATAATGTATGAAGTTTTTCACTTTGTTGAATTTAAtaaagagcaacaaaaacaaaacaaacctccGCACCCtagatttttcagtatttgactAGTTAGTCATCATTTAGAACTGAGAAGTAAAAGACTAGGCGATTAAATGGATAGAATTTCACTTTGATTTGATCAGCAGAACAAAACCTAATAATTCCAATTCCATTTTCAGACTGTGAACACATCACCCAATGACAACATGGACTGGTTGGTTCAATAATAATATTGcaattccttcattttctggTACACtcaaaaattaatatttttttaaaaaacaaaaccagcagtGTAGTTCTAGTCCAATGTGTTGTATTCCTAACCAGAATCTGCATCTGATTAGGAATACATAGACAAGCCTGATCAGTGAATATTTGGTTATTATCTGAGCTACAAATGCATCGATCAAGCTATTCTTGGCCTACAATGATTTTCAATTTTCTCTGCCGATTTTGATAAATTCCGTTTTTAAGTTCTAAAAATCATAACatagaaaagataaaacaatatattgcaGGTCCTTTGACAGGGGTAGACGTTTTAGAACAAACGGGGGAGAAATGGTGAAGTCCTATCAGTTCATATAAATAACGACTCTAGATTTAGATGTTTAGATATCCAAGCTCCCTGATCATTTTAACTTGAGGAAATGTTGCAGGcggtttttccattttaatatgttcttgttttcttacaagtttattttcttttaccgAAAAAATAAGCGATCAACAACATTTGCATACAACGAGCAGCGAGTTGTATAATCTTacaacacaaagacaaagtAGGCGAAGACATAGTTCAGCCtgactacttcctgtttcaaaaCAATTTGCACAATCAAGCCTTGGCTCAAATAGGCCACCAGTTACGCCGCATTTCAATGTGCAGAGCTTTTCCCACATTGATAATCGTCAACATGAGCTGCTAAAAGGgccaaaaaaacacattactgtTACAAAGGACAGCACTAGCATGCTAGCTGCGCAAAGTCGGCACTGCAGCGTAAATGAACgaaatgttttcttctgtttccacTCACCTGCTACAGCTGAAGCTGTTCAAAGTATACAAAGCGCTCTTTAGTGACTGACAGTTTAATAATTGAAGGAAAGGGCAAATGTTAAGACTGTGAAATCCAGCGTTTAGCTCGCCTCGGTGCTACAGTCCTCCACGCGCCGACggttgagggggaaaaaaccagctcagattgtttttgttgtagcaGAGCCCGCGTTTTTGTTCCGACTCAACAACAAAGTTCTTCCACggctttttcaaaaaaacaggAGCCGGAGATCTGACAATACTGGCAAGCTGACAAACCAGAGGGCAATGCGTTCTCCAGCGGAacaaaaatgctgtttgtttatgAAAGCACGCAGACGGAGGAAGGGTGAAGGGTGCAAAACAAACCTCCGTCAACCAATCACAGCTCCCAGATGACGTTGAGAATGTGGGTCAACCAATCAGCTTCGGCTTCACGGGAGCCTTTTATGGCTATCAATAGGCTTGCTTTTTGATCCAGTTTCATAAATGTTGGGTTGGCTTTAGCGGTGGGAAGTCCGACTTTTTTTCCAGGATTCAGATGTTGTGGCTCTTTTGATAGTAAAGAGTCCCATCTTTCCACTCCTCAACAGTTCTTCACTTATTTTCTTGACCTTTACAAGGAAGGCAAGTTTTAATGGACCAATATAGCTTGAAGTAATCATGGTTGtctttatacatattttttactattgtatttcatgtttaatacttttcagttaaaaatattcccaccactggcagatttaaatgatgtaaaattattttcaatcaaCCAAGAGGTTTGGATTGAATAGGAAATTTgaataacaaaacaatataaatagaGAATCATATTTCTATTAATTAGATGAGttctaacataaaaaaattattgcatAAATATAGGTTGTAGAGTAATATGTGTGTTACCAGGTTGACATTATATCAATCATCAGaatgttaagatgttttttaatgGCAACCTTACCTACATTCTATATGATCGACTGCTATGCTGAATACAATACCTGCTTCATAAGCTCCAATTTCTTTGTGCTCGTAACACAAACTTTCCAAGTTACCCTTTGGAAATAGAACAAGAATATCCCCTGAAGTCAGATACCTGACAGGGAAAGTCAGAGTTCACCAAAACGCCCTGAGTTCAGTATCCAATATGGCGGCCACACATACAAAAACGTAGTGAAAGGTGGAGGAATAAACTATTTATCAGCATTTCTGACACTAAACCACAGATAAATATAGAACAATGACGTGTTCAAGCTATCTGGAAACAATGGTAGCCATTTTAGATTTTGGTTGCTTGTGTTGTCCAGGgaattttattctttctgtGATTTTTCTAAATTGGCTCTGaattaaacagaacaaagacaaaactaaaaggCTGCTCTAGAATTGAAGCTAGATCTCAATATCCATTTTGAACAGTCTGGCATATCAGGCCAGATAAACAGGACATAGCTATCTGTCTTTCACTGCTTGTCAATTTTcgtcatttaaaaacaagatgcaAAATTGACTAAAAcgaattttaaaaatgtcaagatTCAGTAAAATagattgttttagttttaatttttattttattttattttattttatttatgtgaccCCTTTCAGACCCATTTGAAAAGCCCTTCCCAAAATCTACCAAGGAGTTTACTTTTTATAGATAATCTGTTACAATGCTTTACAAGCGTAATCATTGTTTCATTCTCTCaaacaaattattatatttCATTGATGAACTCCTTATTGAGTCAAACATTTCTACCACCAGGTTTTGGCGCTTCATACAGTTCCTGTTGTTCAGCTGACCACCAGTTAAAGGCCTGGACATGTGACATGACAAATGATTTAGAAGAGCATTACCACAACACTTGATTCCAAAAGATATTACAAATGACATTATTTCATAGACATATTCTCTGATTCAAACTTGCTCCCATTTGAACCAGTGTGACAAAAAGCTAGATTGACAGCTTTATATCATTTTAACTCTGCTGTCACACTAATCAGCACAGGGAACTGGCTCAGAAAAGTCCAGCCTTTGTTTCATCAACAGACTGATTGTCATCATTGCAGTGTGGCCGGACTTTGGTCACAGCTGCCTAGGAAAACAGAGACGTGAGTGAGATCCATTGCACATGGTAAGCATTAGGtaacataaattaacaaaacacaGATGTTTAGCCTCGTGATAACAGTACCCTGATATCATGTGTGTGCATCCAGGTCTGGTTCCTTGAAAAGTATTCAACCCTCTTGaacaatttcaaattttttaactataaatttttttcaagtaatttacagaacaacacaaaaatagttGTGAAGAATAAAGGAAACaaatcatcatcttcatcatcatcaatcactttattttattttggtaaaatatATAGTGTTCTCATCATTTTTGGCAAACAATAATCTGAAAAGCATGATGTGCATCGTTATTTATCCCTCTTTAATCTGATATATAATTAGTGAATATAGTTCACCTGTGTGTAACacaatctcagtataaatcttGTGGCCCTGTGAAAGCATCATAGGTTTggtagagaacattagtgagcaAATATCCTCATGAAAACCAAGCAGCATACCTGACAGGTCAGGAAGAAAGCTGTGCAGACGCTCAGACCAGGGTTAGGCAATCATCTCTCTGATTGAAtcattttgtacaaataaaatcagatctCGTGAGCAGCTACTCATGAGATTGTGTAGGTACGCTTCACACAGTTTCTGTTGTTCAGCTGACCACCAGTTAAAGGCCTGGACATGTGACATGACAAACAAATGATTTAGAAGAGCATTACCACAACACTTGATTCCAAAAGATATTACAAATGACATTATTTCATAGACATATTCTCTGATTCAAACTTGCTCCTATTTGAACCAGTGTGACAAAAAGCTAGATTGACAGCTTTATATCATTTTAACTCTGCTGTCACACTAATCAGCACAGGGAACTGGCTCAGAAAAGTCCAGCCTTTGTTTCATCAGCAGACTGATTGATGGTCATTGTTGCAGTGTGGCCGGACTTTGGTCACAGCTGCTTAGGAAAACAGAGACGTGAGTGAGATCCACTGCACATGCTAAGCATTAGGTAACATAAATTGACAAAACACCTACTCAAGTACCTACTCAGTACTTGAGGTTTTTTACAAACACTTTTCCAGATGACTACTTTTCATTCAAGAATGGTCAAAGTCGagacttaaatccaattgagaaccTGTGGCCAAATAAAATCCTTGCAAACACATAGAAGCTTGTGGTTCCGGGAGTATGAACACTTTTATGAGGCAGTCTAAAGCACAATttctttatcctttttttttctaaaaacacaaaatattcccCTAAACCAATCAATAATGTCAGAAAGTAGCCAGTCAAAACAAAGTCATGTTTGTTTAGTGTCTTATCATGGGTTGTCAGGTCTGCGGCTAGTTAAACATTCACTGCTGACAAAACTCATCAACTGTTTCTTTACATACCGACCTGACTGTATACATACACAGCAGACCTGATCACACCGTAGGCAATGATTGGTGATTAGAGAAGTGAATGAAACCCTTGTCCTATCAGCTTGGTGTTGGGCAGCAAACTAATCTTGTTCAGTTTGGACGCATGGATTCCCCCCTTGGTCTGGCAATGTCTGTTCTAGTCTTTGGTGTTTCTGCTGTCCTAAGAGCAGTTGTTCTGGAGTGTTGCTGCTGTTGGGATCATCCACTCCCATGTGTGTTTTGACGTAGGTAGAGAGCAGAGTTGGATAATCAGTCATGACTCCTGTGGCTCCCAGGTCAAACGCAGCCTTGATGtcttcatttttattgcaaacaaataaatgaacctGCAGTTGCAAACATGGAGACCATTATTATCCACTCAGTCAAGTATGTTTCATACAGTGGAAACTGTAAAAGTGCCTTAAtacatttcaattcagttttgaTCATTATTGGTCCAATGAAGGAGACCTGGAGGAAGCAGGCTCCTGCCTCTGGTCTATAAATAGTTGGGCAAGCGCAAACAGAGAGTAATCTCCCAGGAAGCGCCGAGCCACATCACAGTGGTTAATGTTTTGTCATGTAAAACTTGTCAATACTAAGCAACGGTACTAGAATAAACCTTAAGGTGGTACCTGTATCCCACGGTCTGAAAGGTGcttgaaaaggttttttctcattgttgttctgaaaacattaaaaggaaaaaaggattAAATGGAATAAAAGCAAGAAATATGATTCCATGTTTCCAGTCGGGCCTTGAACAGTTTCTTCCTGGTAAATAACACAAATAGTCAAAAGTCGGACTTACTTGTCTATTAAAGAAACAACCCAGCTTTTCTTCAGGATTTCGGGATTTTCGGGTTTGTAGGTCCTATCAGTGCACAAGAAAGACATTAAACACCACTctgaaatgttcatttatttgtttatttcactcatttacagtttataatgaatgactgaaataaacaaatagattaattatttgtatttttttttttgttgatttttcatataaaaagaGGAATTGTGCTGAAATCAAAATCACATGTAAGCATCTACTGCACTGAGCTcggtcttttttttaaccagaactAGATCTCTTACAGGATAAACAGGCTCTGCAAACAGACCTGTTAATGATGCGTGGCAGGTAGAACTGCAGTACGCTCTCTCCCACAGGTACAAAGGGCAGCAGGCCCGTGTAATAGAGAAGCAGAAGCAGGATGCCGCGTTGTTCGGAGAAACTGTAGGGCATAGAGCCATTCTAcaaagaaacacagacagaGGTTTTGAAACAtggagaaggagagacaacagaggaatgaaaaacacaacttgGAAAGGCATTTAACGCGTACATTTCCACCAACACAGAAGCAAATTTTGCGTTTCAGTGGGTGAATGTGCGGtaaaggtttttgtttggtATTCTATCTCCCCCTGCCGGTCAACTTACGATACTGCGACACTTGTTCATGATCTTGGCATCCTCGGAAGCCCACAAAGTGATTCCCTCCCTGTCGTAGCGTTTAACCAGGGTTGACACCTGCAGACAGACATGATCGTGATGAAAACCACGAGCATACACCTCCTTGCAGGACAGTCTACCTCCAAACTGTATTTtggaccaaaaacaaaactagctaATTACCACCACAAACATCAGCGTAGGAGCCAAAATTCAACCATTCTCTCTCTAACTGTACATTTGGGTGGTATGCcatactccttgaactttttacacatttaaactgTTGCAACCACACATTTTATGCGACGGTGGTGGCATCGTCACGTGGGAATATTATTCTTTAAGAGTCACAGAGGCAGGTCAGAAATAACGGGAGgatgaatggagctaaatacttTGAGAATAAACTGTTAGAGgtaaagaaaaagtgaaaaaattgTGATGCAGAGGgagaattatttatattattcatttttaaagtaaatatctgTTTAAAGACCTTTACCCCTTTATTTGAATACTCCTAAATAAATTCTCGGGCAACCAGTTAACTTTAGAGGTCACTTAACCTCTTTCTGCATAATGACTCAGAGAGGGCGTGGCTGAATGCAAAGACATGGCACACTCTTCAGACTTATGTGTCTAAAAATACGAGGTAGTgaggaaaaagttcaaggtaTATGAATATTGTTGGGGAACAGTTACTGGAACGAATAAATCTTGAATTAAAACATAACTATCAACATTGCTGCAGCTTGTTGTTAACTTTGGGCGGTAATTTGGGCAAGATAtgcttgcatttttaaaaatctgcattgTATGGAGTGTTTCTGCACCTCTCGCATCAGCTGTGGGTTGTCCTCCTTGATCTCGATGCTGACAGGGATCTTTGGGAACTTCCTGAACACGTCTTCCAGCAGAGCAATCTTTCTGTCTGTACCACTTTGGTTCTCGTGGCCTGAAGGGTAGTACGATGTGAAAAGTTAGTGGgtattaaacaaacacacactcccCTGAGCAATACCTTCACTAAACACGTTTTCattaatgattaatcatttaaacAAGAGAGAAGGAACTGGCCTGCATCGAATATCACCTCCAGCTTTTCCTTATACAGAGGCAAAtcctgaaacaataaaaaaaacaaaaaaaacaacaaccttagTTCCGAAAACAGTCATCTCAATGTTAATtaagctaaaatattttcatttatttacagatatttCTGGTTATACAAGTTACCTTCCAGATCTGTCAGTGCCTGCAACTTACCTGGATGTGAACATTTCCTTGGAAGCGTTCCAGCACTTAAGcaaacagattattttcttaagataaataaaaggcTGAATATAAACATCAGTTCACCAGGATGTTTGAGCTCAAAGACTCTTTAGCTCAGAGGTGTGTTTATAAAATCCACCAATCAACTAACCTGATATGAAGCCTGATGGCATCTTTCTTATTTCACTCCCAAATCATCCCTTATTTCTTTACATCTTGTTGCTAACAGTCAGATTTTCATGCCATATTTAATGTGCTcttggtttgtattttttatatttccaagGCTTTTTGAAGGttgtttgaagtttttttttcttgtattttggcTAATTGTTTTTACTGATTTTCAGTCCTGACACGTCTCAAAggattgttgttttattgtcatGCTGTTTATACTGATAATTTGATAACTTAGCTTAGCTTCCCACATAGAACAGTAATTAGTACTAATGAGGTGAATCACAAGGAGCAACTAACTGAGAACCAAACAAACGTTTGATGTTCAGCTTAAGGATTATGATTCGCTCAGGAACTGTAATTGTGAAAAGTTTTTGATGACATTTGTCtgctgcagatattttttttagacttttgactCTGCAGTCTGGTTTCCTGCTTTTTTAAAGTGACACTTTCAAACCTAAGACAACTTCAAAACCCGATAAACAggatggtggcagcattatgatgTGGGATGTTTTCGCTGCCAGTGGTACTATGCATAAGGGTAATGGGCAGATACcatattgtttattattattattattataagcaATTATTTGGTCATAAAACTATTCTAGTTCTTCAACTAGAATAGTTTCTAGTTGAAAAACTTTAGAGATTCCTGAAACTGAAACTAGGATTGGCGTTGCGACTTTTGcaatttaaacaacttttttccactttttgtttcattagagCATCAATGAGTGATTCATTTATGATTCACATTCAGATTGAATACCATTTTTGTGTATTGTCTGGCAGCACATTAGTAAGACATAAAGCAGTTGATGTACTTAAGTAGCCTGCTTATTAATGGGTAAGTTTTAATTGTggagttgtgtttgttttcataagGCTCTGACTGTCTGCATTGGTAGATTTATATCCAAACATTCTTTTTACTGTCATTGCAAACATACAGTTGTCAGCTCGAACAGCAATAAGACATGAAATCAGTAGAAACAGGAGTCAAAGTCCAAAGATCAATGCTGAAAGCCCTTCATGAAGCCTGAAAAAAACACTAACCGTGAAATGAAAATTCTTTGtatattctgttttaaataaacataaaccaCTTCTTTAGTGTAAGCAGTCAATAAAGACAAGTGGTGGCTTGTCTTACCTCCAGATTGAGTGAGGAGATGTCTTTGTCTACGCCGGTCTGCCTCTCCAGGTTCTCGTCGTGAGAAACCACCACGTGTCCGTCCTTTGTCAGGTGGCAGTCCATCTCCAGCATCTGTGAGCCTTGTTCTACCGCACTAACAGAGAGAAAAGCTCCTGTAAGGAGGAACATGTCTGATGTTTTGATGTGAAGCATTAATCCACGCTGAAAGGACTGACCGAGAAATGAACACTGTCCATTCTCATGACCTTACAtacactttaatttattttactagcaagcattttttaaaatctgatgtcTGACTTTAAAAACTCAAAGTACAATTAGCACAACATCAGGCTACTGTGGATGTagcttttatacattttatgccatttaaattttttttatgtcagcaAATCGATTTCTAAAATTGATTAACTGATAAGTTTTACTCAAAAGCAAAATTATGGACCGTTCTTGTCTTATTGACAGACCAAATCCATTGCTCTGAGCATTAGATGCTGTTTAAAAAGAGTTAAAAAATCTAAGTCAAATCAGCTTAtttttaattcacaacaaatgttccTTCAAGATACATTTCTAGGCAAATTCAATCTTTCCAtagaaaagagaggagaaacTGCAGATACAAAACCAATCACTCAATAACCGACAGATAACCGATCAACACCCCTAATTCCAGGCTGAACGTTACAGTAACCTGCAGGAATTAATGTCCCATGCTTTGGATGCCGACTGTAAAATCAGCATCCATGACAGCAGAAAGACTGAGAGAGATGGAGCCTCAAGCAGTTTTAGCTGCAGTGAAATACCTGAGGTGATTTTTGATGCAATTTTGATGAAAACACACAACCTAGTCCTGATGATCTacatttctgtttggtttttgagGTTGTActcatacattttgttttgcgcATTTTTGTCATCCTGTCATTTGTTTCTCGTCCTGTATTTCTTACTGTACACAGCAAAGAAATAGCTGATTTccaaaatgataaatgtgacGTATTCTGTATGTGCAGACagcaatgaaaaaataaaaaaataaaaaaaataaccaccTAGCTTTCAGCAGTCGGAGCATATCAGGCTTTACAGCTGATAGAGTGCTGTTAGGCTTGAACGCATCACCTAGAATCTCTCAAACATACCTTTTGAGTCTTGGCTAAAACAGTCtaatctttgttttggtttatcgtaaaacatttcttctcatTGCCTGGGTAGATAACATGTTTCAAACCAGCGACCGTggattgtttttcctttgatcTGTGGTTGACAGTTTGGGTTTTCCAACCGCACAGTGACCCCAAACACACCGAAAGCGGCTTTGAACTGGGTAAAGCAGACTATATGAAGCTTCTGGAACTGAGCAAGTGAAAATAGCTGGACTATGTTTAAAAGCCTTATTTATGACAGAAAGTTGACTAATTTAAGTTAACTCTCCCAGCTCTGCCAGGAGGTGTGATTAAAGTAAATTATGCCAGGAGCTTTCTGATGGATACAAACGATCAATACTTCAGTACTACAAGATATTTAAGCTAATACTAGTGAGGTCGTGTGCACATATTTGAGCCTCAGTGTTTTAGCAGAGCTCATTTTTCTCTTACAATTTGAGGTAGTACTCACTTTGTGAACGCCTCCATCGTATTTTCTATCTTCTCTCCAGATCCTGAAAACAGTCAAAACCAAATCTGAGCAGCAGCACAGTtgacaaaaaaaggcaaaacaaactTACCATCAGCCTAtgaaacagactttaaaatacttcaggattttaaccatttattttcttgatcCCACTCAGAAATGTCTTCAGAAAAGCATTGAGCTCCTCATCGCACAGCGTGGATCACAGATCCCTCCCTCCGGTAGCCCTCCGGAGCCCCCCTCTTACCTCCTCGGTGTGAAATTTGAGTGCAGTAGaaagctgttttcttcttccGGTGGAGATAGTGTGGGTTCTTCAGCAGATACCGTGAGATCAGAGTGTATAGTCCCAACGGAGGGAGGACAGAGTACAGAAACACGCTCATCCTTTCCCTCACGCAGCTCCAATGAGTCTCTGTTCTCACACAGGTTTCCTCCTAAAATGTCTAGAAAGGTGCTTTCTTTTGTACCGACTGACAATTACGCCATCGTTAGATTATCTGCTGTTTTGCAGCTGCTTCAGGAGAAATGGTAGTAAAAAACTGGATTGACGAGTCAGAAAAACTGTGCTCCACCTTCACTCCAACAAATATGTCAGAGTGTGCCCTGATTTCTGATGAAGACAGCTTAAACCAGAGCTGTAAACACGAGTTAATAAAGCACCAGCTCGCAATCCATTGGCGTCTCCTCTGCCAATGGCAACACTTGTCCCTCTGTCAAGTTGCTCTGTTCAGCTGGGGAGGGAAGGGTGTCGTGTGTCATACCTTTCTGAGGCACATTTTCCAGCACCTTtccaggttttcttttgttctgctTCACACTGTAGCTGT
This genomic interval carries:
- the LOC102236771 gene encoding protein yippee-like 3; translation: MVKLTKAKTFQAYLDSCHRRYSCVHCRAHLANHDDLISKSFQGSQGRAYLFNSVVNVGCGPAEERLLLTGLHAVADIYCENCHTTLGWKYEQAFELSQKYKEGKYIIELSHMIKDNGWD
- the LOC102225641 gene encoding lysophospholipase D GDPD3-like, which encodes MSVFLYSVLPPLGLYTLISRYLLKNPHYLHRKKKTAFYCTQISHRGGSGEKIENTMEAFTNAVEQGSQMLEMDCHLTKDGHVVVSHDENLERQTGVDKDISSLNLEDLPLYKEKLEVIFDAGHENQSGTDRKIALLEDVFRKFPKIPVSIEIKEDNPQLMREVSTLVKRYDREGITLWASEDAKIMNKCRSINGSMPYSFSEQRGILLLLLYYTGLLPFVPVGESVLQFYLPRIINRTYKPENPEILKKSWVVSLIDKTTMRKNLFKHLSDRGIQVHLFVCNKNEDIKAAFDLGATGVMTDYPTLLSTYVKTHMGVDDPNSSNTPEQLLLGQQKHQRLEQTLPDQGGNPCVQTEQD